Proteins found in one Dermacentor silvarum isolate Dsil-2018 chromosome 8, BIME_Dsil_1.4, whole genome shotgun sequence genomic segment:
- the LOC119462235 gene encoding 26S proteasome non-ATPase regulatory subunit 4-like, which yields MVLESTIICVDNSEYMRNGDFVPTRLQAQQDAVGVVCQSKTQSNPENNVGLLTLGGPHVLNTLTTDVARLLSKLHEVQPKGNINFVTGVRVAHLVLKHRQGKNHRMRIVVFIGSPIETEVKDLVTLAKSLKKEKVSVDVVNFGEADANTEKLSTFISTLNGEEGSGSHLVTVTSGRETHLSDALVSSAVVQGEDGVVASGSGGFEFGIDPNEDPELILALRVSMEEQRQRQENEARRAAADAAPGKQSPAPRMDTDVPPASSEERLLERAMAMSMETEPAPPAAKVTSSSSFPDFAAMTEEEQIAFAMQMSIQQAKSSENTAVEQSTTAAPADGKKAEPKKEEQADKEGTDKKDGTDKKEETDKKEGAEKKEDAEKKEEAQTKEEAEKKEEAKKKEEAEKKEEAEKKEMSEKEKK from the coding sequence ATGGTCCTCGAAAGCACCATCATCTGCGTCGACAACAGCGAGTACATGCGCAACGGCGACTTCGTTCCGACACGCCTTCAAGCGCAGCAGGATGCCGTTGGCGTCGTCTGCCAATCCAAAACGCAGTCCAATCCGGAGAACAACGTCGGTTTGCTGACGCTGGGCGGTCCCCACGTCTTGAACACCCTCACCACAGACGTCGCGCGCCTGCTGTCCAAGCTCCACGAAGTGCAGCCGAAGGGGAACATCAACTTCGTCACCGGCGTGCGGGTCGCCCATCTGGTGCTCAAGCACCGCCAGGGCAAGAACCACAGGATGCGCATCGTGGTTTTTATCGGCAGCCCCATCGAGACCGAAGTCAAGGACCTCGTCACTCTCGCCAAGAGTCTCAAAAAGGAGAAAGTGAGCGTGGACGTCGTCAATTTCGGGGAGGCCGACGCAAACACGGAGAAGCTGTCGACCTTCATCAGCACGCTCAACGGCGAAGAGGGCAGCGGTTCCCACCTAGTCACAGTGACGAGCGGCCGCGAAACCCACCTGTCCGATGCGCTCGTCAGCTCCGCGGTGGTCCAGGGCGAAGACGGCGTCGTCGCCTCTGGTTCCGGAGGCTTCGAGTTCGGCATCGACCCGAACGAGGACCCCGAGCTCATCCTGGCACTGCGCGTTTCCATGGAGGAGCAGCGCCAACGCCAGGAGAACGAGGCCAGACGCGCTGCAGCCGACGCGGCTCCCGGGAAGCAGAGCCCGGCTCCGCGCATGGATACCGACGTACCGCCGGCCTCCAGCGAGGAACGGCTCCTGGAGCGAGCGATGGCCATGTCGATGGAAACGGAACCTGCTCCACCCGCAGCAAAGGTAACTTCTTCCAGCAGCTTTCCGGACTTCGCGGCCATGACAGAGGAAGAACAGATTGCGTTCGCCATGCAAATGTCCATCCAGCAGGCCAAGTCTTCCGAGAACACTGCTGTGGAGCAATCGACCACAGCTGCTCCTGCAGATGGTAAGAAGGCGGAGCCAAAGAAGGAAGAGCAGGCGGACAAGGAAGGGACGGATAAAAAAGACGGGACAGATAAAAAGGAAGAGACGGACAAAAAAGAAGGGGCGGAGAAAAAGGAAGACGCAGAGAAAAAGGAAGAGGCACAGACAAAGGAAGAGGCAGAGAaaaaggaagaggcaaagaaaaagGAAGAGGCAGAGAAGAAGGAAGAGGCAGAGAAGAAGGAAATGTCCGAGAAGGAAAAGAAGTGA